In the genome of Hydractinia symbiolongicarpus strain clone_291-10 chromosome 5, HSymV2.1, whole genome shotgun sequence, one region contains:
- the LOC130644505 gene encoding uncharacterized protein LOC130644505, protein MQNEECVQMGYCFEKENIPNPKCYMKKGSAGKRYESSIKMTSMFGKELGKSISQIQCSLKCTLDENCVDVVFKPTSGNKGNCYVATGDHVSSADHAKSGYIIKSVKP, encoded by the exons ATGCAGAATGAAGAATGTGTACAAATGGGTTACTGCTTTGAaaaggaaaatataccaaatccAAAATGTTACATGAAAAAAG GTTCTGCTGGGAAACGATACGAGTCATCCATAAAAATGACCTCAATGTTTGGAAAGGAGCTGGGAAAATCAATTAGTCAAATCCAGTGCTCATTAAAATGTACACTTGATGAAAATTGTGTTGATGTTGTGTTTAAACCAACCAGTGGCAACAAAGGAAATTGTTATGTGGCTACCGGAGATCACGTGTCATCAGCTGACCATGCAAAATCTGGCTACATAATTAAATCTGTGAAACCATAA
- the LOC130644503 gene encoding coadhesin-like has translation MKLVQMTFFFVWLFSKIDLSTADCSSIQRCSDCNSDACGGQCFNLYGGLLNFFQNGDCYWKKVHGNWGWWSSWTYCSRTCGSQARSRSRYCNNPSPQYQGNNCYGSSYETKSCYLSPCPVDGNWAPWSGWTECSATCGYATQNRTRSCTNPSPLNGGTDCFGSASDVRVCNSNPYCPGCDVAVPNRIRLNTESMQNEECLRMGYCFEKENILNPKCYMKKGPAGKRYESSIKMTSMLGKELGKSVSQIQCSLKCTLDENCVDVVFKPTNGNKGNCYVATGDHVPTADHTETGYIMKSAKP, from the exons ATGAAGTTGGTTcagatgacattttttttcgtcTGGTTGTTTTCGAAAATTGATTTGTCCACCGCAG ATTGCAGTAGCATTCAACGATGCAGCGATTGCAATTCAGATGCTTGTGGAGGACAGTGTTTTAATTTATATGGCGGActcctaaatttttttcaaaatggagATTGTTATTGGAAAAAGG TTCACGGCAACTGGGGTTGGTGGAGCAGTTGGACTTATTGCTCACGCACATGTGGAAGTCAAGCCCGATCAAGATCTCGATACTGCAACAATCCTTCTCCGCAATACCAAGGGAATAACTGTTATGGCAGTAGCTACGAAACGAAGTCGTGTTACCTTTCTCCGTGTCCAG TGGATGGAAATTGGGCGCCATGGTCTGGTTGGACTGAATGCTCAGCTACTTGTGGTTATGCAACACAAAACAGAACGCGAAGTTGTACCAATCCATCACCATTGAATGGAGGAACAGATTGTTTTGGATCTGCTAGTGATGTTAGAGTCTGTAACTCCAATCCATATTGTCCAG GATGTGACGTAGCAGTCCCAAACAGAATCAGGCTAAACACAGAAAGTATGCAGAATGAAGAATGTTTGCGTATGGGTTActgttttgaaaaagaaaatattctaaATCCAAAATGCTACATGAAAAAAG GTCCTGCTGGGAAACGATACGAGTCATCCATAAAAATGACCTCAATGCTTGGAAAGGAGCTTGGAAAATCAGTTAGTCAAATCCAGTGCTCATTAAAATGTACACTTGATGAAAATTGTGTTGATGTTGTGTTTAAACCAACCAATGGCAACAAAGGAAATTGTTATGTGGCTACCGGCGATCACGTGCCAACAGCTGACCATACAGAAACTGGCTACATAATGAAGTCTGCTAAACCGTAA